From a region of the Corallococcus coralloides DSM 2259 genome:
- a CDS encoding chemotaxis protein CheB: MAFRVLLVGRGLRALVRGLFEGESLVAVGPPEADFVGAEAVVRRHFPDVLLVDLVSSEALNAIERIMAQRPTPILALHPGVLTGQQAFQALALGALDVMDRPMTPGPDFWHSVNRKLVMLAQVKGVRSPPSSSKAKQPVLEGPTAPFPLVALAASLGGPKAVATVLRMIPRGFPAPIAYCQHISQGFTEGLAHWLSTETALRVVEATHDAWMEPGTVYIAPSGGHLLVKPDGRLELDTGPALRGFRPSCDMLLTSAGESFGKRCIGVILTGMGRDGARGLKEIRERGGRTIAQDEATCVVYGMPREAVLLGAAQQVLPLDTIAPTLVQWVDAC; the protein is encoded by the coding sequence CTGGCGTTCCGGGTACTCCTGGTGGGGCGGGGCCTGCGCGCGCTCGTGCGCGGGCTCTTCGAGGGCGAGTCGCTGGTCGCCGTGGGCCCACCCGAGGCGGACTTCGTGGGTGCGGAAGCGGTGGTGCGCAGGCACTTCCCGGACGTGCTGCTGGTGGACCTGGTGTCCTCAGAGGCGCTCAACGCCATCGAGCGCATCATGGCCCAGCGCCCCACGCCCATCCTCGCGCTGCACCCGGGGGTGCTCACCGGCCAGCAGGCGTTCCAGGCGCTGGCCCTGGGCGCGCTGGACGTGATGGACCGGCCCATGACTCCGGGGCCGGACTTCTGGCACTCGGTGAACCGCAAGCTGGTGATGCTGGCGCAGGTGAAGGGGGTGCGCTCGCCGCCTTCCTCGTCCAAGGCAAAGCAGCCGGTGCTGGAAGGGCCCACCGCGCCGTTCCCCCTGGTCGCGCTGGCTGCCTCGCTGGGCGGGCCGAAGGCCGTCGCGACGGTGCTGCGGATGATTCCGCGGGGATTCCCTGCGCCCATCGCCTACTGTCAACACATCAGCCAGGGCTTCACGGAAGGCCTGGCGCACTGGCTGTCCACGGAGACGGCGCTGCGCGTCGTCGAGGCGACGCATGACGCGTGGATGGAGCCGGGCACGGTGTACATCGCCCCTTCGGGAGGACATCTGCTGGTGAAGCCGGACGGCCGTCTGGAACTGGATACAGGACCTGCCCTGCGGGGCTTCCGCCCCTCGTGTGACATGCTGCTCACTTCGGCCGGGGAGTCTTTCGGCAAGAGGTGCATTGGCGTCATCCTGACGGGCATGGGCCGAGACGGCGCCAGGGGGTTGAAGGAGATTCGCGAGCGGGGCGGGCGCACCATCGCGCAGGACGAGGCCACGTGCGTCGTCTACGGCATGCCTCGCGAAGCCGTGCTCCTGGGGGCGGCGCAGCAGGTGCTGCCGCTGGACACCATCGCGCCGACGCTCGTGCAGTGGGTGGACGCGTGCTGA
- a CDS encoding protein-glutamate O-methyltransferase, with amino-acid sequence MLNVGNKVLQQLSALLLERAGLKITLDGYHSLRLALSTRMPVLGLSDPEKYLQKLTSVSGEEELRALLPLVTVGHTEFFRDAKQFRALEQSVLPELLARARREMRKVSIWSAGCATGEEPYSLALVMAELGALAVEVDLWATDLNLAAVEAARQGRFTTRRAMAIGPERLKRFFRPVEDGYEASPILREYIRFDGQNLAAPVFDKVAPASLDLILCRNVIIYFDLPTIRGLMDRFLAALRPGGLLFLGYSESLFKVYDRFEMIEVDGAFVYRRPLGERPRPPPPLAPLATEPRPGSPESFAVELRQRMQTNAETAARLRAGGLADAASAKVPDAPVRRPTLEMPALGALGRRTGEFPAVRPEPTRTGEFPAIKLDASRPVEPPRRTATTGSFAAVRVEPPASRPLAEAPPARPSGSWPQLLPPAERLNMAVRKMGQGDFPAAIDGVKRLLVDEPSDLDALLTLGNLYSLTGRIDEARDTFGQALQREPLCVEARVFGGVAAMQAGSLAEARSELSKALFLEPTLAIGHYLLAQVQERTQDFEAARRSYRNAVAQLKYPQRPLAGHYPEMLDSAEAISRAARYALAALEEQPG; translated from the coding sequence GTGCTGAACGTGGGCAACAAGGTGCTCCAGCAGCTGTCCGCGCTCCTCCTGGAACGCGCGGGGCTGAAGATCACGCTGGATGGCTACCACAGCCTGCGGCTCGCCCTGTCCACGCGCATGCCCGTGCTGGGGCTGAGCGACCCGGAGAAGTACCTGCAGAAGCTGACGAGCGTGAGCGGCGAGGAGGAACTGCGCGCGCTCCTGCCGCTGGTGACGGTGGGGCACACGGAGTTCTTCCGCGACGCGAAGCAGTTCCGCGCGCTGGAGCAGAGCGTGCTGCCGGAGCTGCTCGCGCGGGCCCGGCGCGAGATGCGCAAGGTGTCCATCTGGTCCGCGGGCTGCGCCACGGGCGAGGAGCCCTACAGCCTGGCGCTGGTGATGGCGGAGCTGGGCGCGCTCGCGGTGGAGGTGGACCTATGGGCCACCGACCTGAACCTGGCTGCGGTGGAGGCCGCGCGGCAGGGGCGCTTCACCACGCGTCGCGCGATGGCCATTGGGCCGGAGCGGCTCAAGCGCTTCTTCCGGCCCGTGGAGGACGGCTACGAAGCGTCGCCCATCCTGCGCGAGTACATCCGCTTCGATGGTCAGAACCTGGCCGCGCCGGTGTTCGACAAGGTGGCGCCCGCGTCGCTGGATCTCATCCTCTGCCGCAACGTCATCATCTACTTCGACCTGCCCACCATCCGCGGGCTGATGGACCGCTTCCTCGCGGCGCTGCGTCCGGGCGGGCTGCTCTTCCTGGGGTACTCGGAGAGCCTGTTCAAGGTCTATGACCGCTTCGAGATGATCGAAGTGGACGGCGCGTTCGTGTACCGGCGCCCCCTGGGCGAGCGCCCCCGTCCGCCCCCGCCGCTGGCGCCCCTGGCGACGGAGCCGCGGCCGGGCAGCCCCGAGTCCTTCGCCGTGGAGCTGCGCCAGCGGATGCAGACCAACGCGGAGACCGCGGCGAGGCTGCGCGCGGGGGGCCTGGCCGACGCGGCGAGTGCCAAGGTGCCGGATGCGCCCGTGCGCAGGCCCACCCTGGAGATGCCCGCGTTGGGCGCGCTGGGACGCCGCACCGGAGAGTTCCCCGCGGTCCGGCCGGAACCGACCCGCACCGGGGAGTTCCCCGCCATCAAGCTGGATGCGTCCCGGCCCGTGGAGCCTCCGCGCCGGACCGCGACGACCGGTTCCTTCGCGGCGGTGCGCGTGGAGCCGCCCGCGTCCCGGCCCCTGGCGGAAGCGCCGCCCGCGCGCCCCAGCGGTTCCTGGCCGCAGCTGCTGCCGCCCGCGGAGCGCTTGAACATGGCCGTGCGGAAGATGGGGCAGGGCGACTTCCCCGCCGCCATCGACGGGGTGAAGCGGCTGCTGGTGGACGAGCCCTCCGACCTGGACGCGCTCCTGACGCTGGGCAACCTGTACTCGCTCACCGGCCGCATCGACGAGGCGCGCGACACCTTCGGTCAGGCGCTCCAGCGCGAGCCGCTGTGCGTGGAGGCGCGCGTCTTTGGCGGGGTGGCGGCGATGCAGGCGGGGAGCCTGGCCGAGGCGCGCTCCGAGCTATCCAAGGCGCTGTTCCTGGAGCCCACGCTGGCCATTGGCCACTACCTGCTGGCCCAGGTGCAGGAGCGCACGCAGGACTTCGAGGCGGCCCGGCGCAGCTACCGCAACGCCGTCGCGCAGCTGAAGTATCCGCAGCGCCCGTTGGCGGGGCACTACCCGGAGATGCTCGACTCCGCGGAGGCCATCTCCCGCGCGGCCCGCTATGCGCTGGCCGCGCTGGAGGAGCAGCCGGGCTGA
- a CDS encoding polyhydroxyalkanoic acid system family protein, with protein MGTMKFEVPHNLPKDEVKKRVEQLLQYWGSKYGVKSDWQGEEGAKLVGKVMGINLDASFVITDKAISGEGTDPGMLLRNQAKTYIQKKFGAVLDPSKSLDQVKGNLD; from the coding sequence ATGGGCACGATGAAGTTCGAGGTCCCCCACAACCTTCCCAAGGACGAGGTCAAGAAGCGCGTCGAGCAGCTCCTGCAGTACTGGGGCTCCAAGTACGGCGTGAAGTCCGACTGGCAGGGCGAGGAAGGCGCGAAGCTCGTCGGCAAGGTGATGGGCATCAACCTGGACGCCAGCTTCGTGATTACCGACAAGGCCATCTCTGGCGAGGGCACCGACCCCGGCATGCTGCTGCGCAACCAGGCCAAGACGTACATCCAGAAGAAGTTCGGCGCGGTGCTGGATCCGTCCAAGAGCCTGGATCAGGTGAAGGGCAACCTGGACTGA
- a CDS encoding DUF1015 family protein gives MARVLPFSALLTSLDSSLEPGDGPPRGNAAPLPTHVRPLLEAANPSAELRRLRDSGGLLKDARPALYVVELHGPAGRFSGPPVRYLLCALTPDAVPSLEQDPYRPRAWEVEPAVTLVADDHGALRALLAEAAARGISVWKGQYDGSPVSLLRIEPSPVSKRLQAVLDEAPMRPLAALSEQGQTLAAVVPLSEPGLELCPIHRALKGVETFKEDTFLTLVAAYARVTELDAPLTTPQGLSAARERLATLVPGQHAVLLVLPGGRGRILRFRQGLDLAHLKGAPRNPTLRSLDLALLNALVLRTVLGIQEPEASGHPQVFPVHGLESLVAGVESGTFQAGFALNPPPVWEVRAVMEAQATLPPRTLRVEPRVPAGLLFLDPEV, from the coding sequence ATGGCGCGCGTCCTCCCGTTCTCGGCCCTCCTGACGTCGCTGGACTCCTCGCTGGAGCCCGGGGACGGTCCTCCTCGCGGCAACGCGGCCCCGCTGCCCACGCACGTGCGGCCCCTGCTGGAGGCCGCGAACCCGAGCGCCGAGCTGCGCCGGCTGCGGGACTCGGGCGGGTTGCTGAAGGACGCGCGTCCCGCCCTCTACGTCGTGGAGCTGCACGGCCCCGCGGGCCGCTTCTCCGGCCCTCCGGTGCGCTACCTGCTGTGCGCGCTGACGCCGGACGCGGTGCCGTCGCTGGAGCAGGACCCGTACCGGCCCCGCGCGTGGGAGGTGGAGCCCGCCGTCACGCTGGTGGCGGATGACCACGGCGCCCTCCGGGCCCTGCTGGCGGAGGCCGCCGCGCGCGGCATCTCCGTCTGGAAGGGGCAGTACGACGGCAGCCCGGTGTCGCTCCTGCGCATCGAACCGTCCCCGGTGTCCAAGCGCCTGCAGGCGGTGCTGGACGAGGCCCCCATGCGGCCCCTGGCGGCCCTGAGCGAGCAGGGCCAGACGCTGGCCGCAGTGGTGCCGCTGTCCGAGCCGGGCCTGGAGCTGTGCCCCATCCACCGTGCCCTGAAGGGCGTGGAGACGTTCAAGGAAGACACCTTCCTCACCCTGGTGGCCGCGTACGCGCGCGTGACGGAGCTGGACGCGCCCCTCACCACGCCGCAGGGACTCTCCGCCGCGCGCGAGCGGCTGGCCACGCTGGTGCCCGGACAGCACGCCGTGCTGCTGGTGCTGCCGGGAGGCCGGGGCCGCATCCTGCGCTTCCGCCAGGGGCTGGACCTGGCGCACCTGAAGGGCGCGCCTCGAAACCCCACGCTGCGCAGCCTGGACCTGGCGCTGCTCAACGCGCTGGTGCTGCGCACGGTGCTGGGCATCCAGGAGCCGGAGGCGTCCGGACATCCGCAGGTGTTCCCGGTGCACGGCCTGGAGTCGCTGGTGGCGGGTGTGGAGTCCGGCACGTTCCAGGCGGGCTTCGCGCTCAACCCACCGCCGGTGTGGGAGGTGAGGGCGGTGATGGAGGCCCAGGCCACGCTGCCGCCGCGCACCCTGCGCGTGGAGCCGCGTGTGCCCGCGGGATTGCTCTTCCTGGATCCCGAAGTCTGA
- a CDS encoding tRNA1(Val) (adenine(37)-N6)-methyltransferase has protein sequence MRALTGTAQDWPHRVRLRLEPGPGETLDAICGGEVQVLQRRLGYRFTLDPVLLAHFAVFDAGAHRGRLLDLGTGCGIIPLVLARRLGRVDITALELQPSLFSLAERNVYLNRCEGAVTLVQGDLRLVAETFPASSFGHVLCNPPYRARTAGQSNLSREKALARHEIACELPDVVRAAAYLLVPRGALCMVYPASRFSELVSVLRTLQLEPRTVRMVHPRADRPAKLVLLHAVKGGRADLTVLPPLVVHADEDAAFTEEVNAMVG, from the coding sequence GTGCGTGCGCTGACCGGCACCGCGCAGGACTGGCCCCATCGGGTGCGGCTGCGGTTGGAGCCCGGCCCGGGGGAGACGCTCGACGCCATCTGCGGCGGCGAGGTGCAGGTGCTCCAGCGACGGCTGGGCTACCGCTTCACGTTGGACCCCGTGCTGCTGGCGCACTTCGCGGTGTTCGACGCGGGGGCGCATCGGGGGAGGCTGCTCGACCTGGGCACCGGGTGCGGCATCATCCCGCTGGTGCTGGCCCGCCGGCTGGGGAGAGTGGACATCACCGCGCTGGAGCTGCAGCCGAGCCTCTTCTCCCTGGCCGAGCGCAACGTGTACCTGAACCGCTGCGAGGGCGCGGTGACGCTGGTGCAGGGCGACCTGCGGCTCGTGGCGGAGACGTTCCCCGCGAGCAGCTTCGGCCACGTGCTGTGCAATCCGCCGTACCGGGCGCGCACCGCGGGCCAGAGCAACCTGTCCCGGGAGAAGGCGCTCGCGCGGCATGAGATTGCCTGCGAGCTGCCGGACGTGGTGCGTGCCGCGGCGTACCTGCTCGTGCCCCGGGGCGCGCTGTGCATGGTGTATCCGGCGTCGCGCTTCAGCGAGCTGGTGTCGGTGCTGCGCACGTTGCAACTGGAGCCACGCACGGTGCGCATGGTGCATCCGCGCGCGGACCGGCCCGCGAAGCTGGTGCTGCTCCACGCGGTGAAGGGCGGACGGGCGGACCTCACCGTGCTGCCTCCGCTCGTGGTCCACGCGGACGAGGACGCGGCCTTCACGGAAGAGGTCAACGCCATGGTGGGCTGA
- a CDS encoding DUF6268 family outer membrane beta-barrel protein, producing MQWRIRARMAVGLSSWVAALVLFMGTHALAQTQADRLYLSYGLSGGGSLDAGGARIKERRTLELRVPLPPLVLGRTYLLPSVGYETRWMGADVPSVGDDAVDKQFHRIQLGLTLIRPVAPRWLIVTGVMASTRTDFQSSFDLALDTSWVAFAMANYQFEDTPGLGVTFGAVVLWPFDALPVIPMLSLTYNRGPYVLEVGLPRLTLLRKLGDTVELGLVGALDMQVLRTRFDPELRALNASYLRETQVRVGPTVNVHLGRDLWLSSSVGLSLINDYALLDRQRDSLNVRGLDMGTALYGRVVLGWRPQRPQAKAKSPRPAP from the coding sequence GTGCAATGGCGAATCCGGGCCCGGATGGCGGTGGGCTTGAGCAGTTGGGTCGCGGCGCTCGTGCTGTTCATGGGCACCCACGCGCTGGCCCAGACGCAGGCGGACCGGCTCTATCTGAGCTACGGCCTCTCCGGCGGAGGCTCGCTGGACGCGGGAGGTGCCCGCATCAAGGAGCGGCGGACCCTGGAGCTGCGCGTGCCGCTGCCGCCGCTCGTATTGGGGCGCACGTACCTGCTGCCGTCGGTGGGCTACGAGACGCGGTGGATGGGCGCGGACGTGCCCTCCGTGGGCGATGACGCGGTGGATAAGCAGTTCCACCGCATCCAGCTGGGGCTCACGCTCATCCGGCCCGTGGCGCCGCGCTGGTTGATCGTCACGGGCGTGATGGCCAGCACCCGCACGGACTTCCAGTCGTCCTTCGACCTGGCGCTGGACACGTCGTGGGTGGCGTTCGCGATGGCCAACTACCAGTTCGAGGACACGCCGGGGCTCGGCGTGACGTTCGGCGCGGTCGTGCTGTGGCCGTTCGACGCTCTGCCGGTGATCCCCATGCTGAGCCTGACCTACAACCGGGGCCCGTACGTCCTGGAGGTGGGCCTGCCCCGGCTCACGCTGCTGCGCAAGCTGGGCGACACGGTGGAGCTGGGGCTGGTGGGCGCGCTGGACATGCAGGTGCTGCGCACCCGGTTCGACCCGGAGCTCCGGGCGCTGAACGCCAGCTACCTGCGCGAGACGCAGGTCCGCGTGGGGCCCACCGTGAACGTCCACCTGGGCCGTGACCTGTGGCTCAGCTCGTCGGTGGGCCTGTCGCTGATCAACGACTACGCGTTGCTGGACCGCCAGCGCGACAGCCTGAACGTGCGCGGGCTGGACATGGGGACCGCGCTGTATGGTCGCGTCGTCCTGGGCTGGCGCCCGCAGCGGCCCCAGGCGAAGGCGAAGAGCCCTCGCCCGGCGCCCTGA
- a CDS encoding ABC transporter ATP-binding protein, with protein MDLHVPAGSAFGLIGPNGAGKTTFIKSVLGIVRPTAGTVRVLGGSPEDPAIRARIGYLPERLHLPGTWKSPAFLATVARLKGLKPDANAHARLLERVGLSDAVDRRIGGYSKGMRQRLGLAAALLGDPALLVLDEPTDGIDPMGRLEVRRILQEEVQKGVTLFLNSHLLAETERVCDRVAILADGRVLREGRLEELAKAGARWRVRFAPGADRAALTAAGFMAVADPARGGRTGAAPGGDVAPMGGGREDGVYSVDAADVAVLNAALDKARASGALLMELKREGADLEAVLVGAVGGPGVAA; from the coding sequence ATGGACCTCCACGTCCCGGCGGGCAGCGCGTTCGGGCTGATTGGCCCCAACGGCGCGGGCAAGACGACCTTCATCAAGAGCGTGCTCGGCATCGTGCGGCCCACCGCGGGCACGGTGCGCGTGCTGGGCGGGTCGCCGGAGGATCCCGCCATCCGCGCGCGCATCGGTTACCTGCCGGAGCGGCTGCACCTGCCCGGCACGTGGAAGTCGCCCGCGTTCCTGGCCACCGTTGCGCGGCTCAAGGGACTGAAGCCGGACGCGAATGCGCACGCGCGGCTGCTGGAGCGCGTGGGCCTGTCGGACGCGGTGGACCGGCGCATCGGCGGCTACTCCAAGGGCATGCGGCAGCGACTGGGGCTGGCGGCGGCGCTGTTGGGGGACCCGGCGCTGCTCGTGCTGGACGAGCCCACGGACGGCATCGACCCCATGGGCCGGCTGGAGGTGCGCCGCATCCTCCAGGAGGAGGTCCAGAAGGGCGTGACGCTGTTCCTCAACTCGCACCTGCTGGCGGAGACGGAGCGCGTGTGCGACCGCGTGGCCATCCTCGCGGACGGGCGCGTGCTGCGCGAGGGACGGCTGGAGGAACTGGCCAAGGCCGGGGCCCGCTGGCGCGTGCGCTTCGCGCCCGGCGCGGACCGGGCGGCGCTGACGGCGGCGGGCTTCATGGCCGTGGCGGATCCAGCGAGGGGTGGAAGGACTGGCGCGGCGCCGGGCGGTGATGTGGCACCTATGGGCGGTGGCCGGGAGGACGGTGTGTATTCGGTGGACGCGGCGGACGTGGCGGTGCTCAACGCGGCGTTGGACAAGGCCCGGGCCTCGGGCGCGCTGCTGATGGAGCTCAAGCGCGAGGGCGCGGACCTGGAGGCGGTGCTCGTGGGTGCTGTCGGCGGGCCGGGGGTGGCGGCATGA
- the hemB gene encoding porphobilinogen synthase produces MAHPVHRPRRLRRSAALRDMVRETRLSPTDFIYPLFVVEGRDVRRPISSMPGIFNLSLEHAVKEAKLAKSLGVPSVILFGIPDHKDARGTQAYATDGIVQRAIREIKAAEPDLQVIADVCLCEYTDHGHCGVLDGNHVANDATLPLLAQMAVTCAQAGADIIAPSDMMDGRIGAIRKALDEVKHQDTPIMAYSAKYASGFYGPFREAAQSTPQFGDRRGYQMDPGNVREAIRETALDVDEGADFIMVKPALSYLDVIRALRENFDLPLAAYNVSGEYAMLKAAGQNGWVDYERVMLEVLTSIKRAGADLVITYHALEAAKLL; encoded by the coding sequence ATGGCCCACCCCGTCCACCGTCCCCGCAGGCTGCGCCGCTCAGCGGCCCTCCGTGACATGGTGAGAGAGACGCGCCTCTCGCCCACGGACTTCATCTACCCGCTGTTCGTCGTGGAAGGCCGGGACGTGCGCCGTCCCATCTCCTCCATGCCGGGCATCTTCAACCTCTCGTTGGAGCACGCGGTGAAGGAGGCGAAGCTCGCGAAGTCGCTGGGCGTGCCCTCCGTCATCCTCTTCGGCATCCCGGACCACAAGGACGCGCGCGGCACCCAGGCGTACGCGACGGACGGCATCGTCCAGCGCGCCATCCGGGAGATCAAGGCCGCGGAGCCGGACCTCCAGGTCATCGCGGACGTGTGCCTCTGCGAGTACACCGACCACGGCCACTGCGGCGTGCTGGACGGCAACCACGTGGCCAATGACGCCACGCTGCCCCTGCTGGCCCAGATGGCCGTCACCTGCGCGCAGGCGGGCGCGGACATCATCGCCCCGTCGGACATGATGGACGGCCGCATCGGCGCCATCCGCAAGGCGCTGGACGAGGTGAAGCACCAGGACACGCCCATCATGGCGTACTCGGCGAAGTACGCCTCCGGCTTCTACGGCCCGTTCCGTGAGGCCGCGCAGAGCACGCCGCAGTTCGGCGACCGCCGCGGCTACCAGATGGACCCCGGCAACGTGCGCGAGGCCATCCGCGAGACGGCGCTGGACGTGGACGAGGGCGCGGACTTCATCATGGTGAAGCCGGCGCTGTCGTACCTGGACGTCATCCGCGCGCTGCGTGAGAACTTCGATCTGCCGCTCGCCGCGTACAACGTCTCCGGTGAGTACGCGATGCTCAAGGCCGCCGGGCAGAACGGCTGGGTGGACTACGAGCGCGTGATGTTGGAGGTCCTCACATCCATCAAGCGCGCGGGCGCCGACCTGGTCATCACCTACCACGCCCTGGAAGCGGCCAAGCTCCTGTAG
- a CDS encoding RDD family protein gives MAEGRSAGRVLRLVQEDAGPDSPYPKASLLLRLGARIIDCAVAWGLYVVCGAAGAVVALLFLLLADGMLQGQSVGKRICGVKVMHLPTRSAARHRDSTLRNAPLALVVLLGMMPAPHGVVAALAGFVVMGGVEAWRVLRDPLGLRLGDTWAQTQVVDGKVVAGATVAARTPVAATRAPGRLMSAAKVRRGKAFRKGRRGKPCASR, from the coding sequence ATGGCGGAAGGCCGGAGCGCGGGCCGCGTGCTGCGGCTGGTGCAGGAGGACGCGGGGCCGGATTCGCCGTACCCGAAGGCGTCGCTGCTCCTGCGGCTGGGCGCGCGCATCATCGACTGCGCGGTGGCCTGGGGCCTGTACGTGGTCTGCGGCGCCGCGGGCGCGGTGGTGGCGCTGCTGTTCCTGCTGCTCGCGGACGGGATGCTCCAGGGGCAGAGCGTGGGCAAGCGCATCTGCGGCGTGAAGGTGATGCACCTGCCCACGCGCTCGGCCGCACGGCACCGGGACAGCACGCTTCGCAACGCGCCGCTCGCGCTGGTGGTGCTCTTGGGGATGATGCCCGCGCCGCATGGCGTGGTGGCCGCCCTGGCGGGCTTCGTGGTGATGGGCGGCGTGGAGGCGTGGCGCGTGCTGCGCGACCCGCTGGGCCTGCGGCTGGGGGACACCTGGGCGCAGACGCAGGTGGTGGACGGGAAGGTTGTCGCGGGCGCGACGGTTGCAGCCCGCACGCCGGTGGCCGCCACGCGCGCCCCGGGTCGTTTGATGTCAGCGGCGAAAGTGCGCCGCGGCAAGGCGTTCAGGAAAGGGAGACGGGGTAAGCCATGCGCATCGCGCTGA
- a CDS encoding D-alanine--D-alanine ligase family protein translates to MRIALTYNLRLSDSEEEAEFDTQETVNTLAGAIERLGHRLERFEVSGPASRTVARLEAYSPDLIFNTAEGRRGRFREAFYPALFDELGFAYTGSDAYALALTLDKQLTKLILSKHGIRTPGWQYVEKLSELQPENLRFPVIVKPNFEGSSKGITQDSVAETLEQVREKVAKALEKYPAGVLVEEYISGRDLTVPFLAAVDNDYDGVLAPVEYVIDPEASQGRKYAIYDYELKTRREKSVSVRAPANIPAKMSEDVRTMAQKILQVLDCRDLGRLDFRVSDAGVPYFLEINALPSLEPGAGIYAAAELEGLHLDGVINSIIQSAGKRHKIRDNKSRQGRPARKSGPLRVGFSFNVKRVKPSATAETVQEDSEAEYDSPNTLQAIREAIASWGHEVIDLEATAELPTVLSSTPLDIVFNIAEGFKGRNRESQVPAMLELLDIPYTGSDPATLSLALDKALAKKIVRQAGILTPNFQLMVTGKERLNKEFTTFPLIVKPVAEGSSKGVVTKSVCYSEAELRDVVKEIAGKYQQPALIEEYIGGREFTVGLLGERRPRVLPPMEIVFLDKAEKNPVYSFQHKLDWTDRIRYDAPAKIEPALLEKLRTAARNSFMALGCRDVARIDFRMDDKGRIYFIECNPLPGLTPGWSDLVLIAAGAGMDYRTLIGEIMAPAIRRYKEREARRAQTENPAGTQAPPLNKVVQRIEEQNARANASAPAENTPAPRPELKS, encoded by the coding sequence ATGCGCATCGCGCTGACCTACAACCTGCGGCTTTCGGACTCGGAAGAAGAGGCGGAGTTCGACACGCAGGAGACGGTGAACACGCTGGCGGGAGCCATCGAGCGGCTGGGCCACCGCCTGGAGCGCTTCGAGGTGAGCGGCCCCGCGTCGCGCACCGTCGCCCGCCTGGAGGCGTACAGCCCGGACCTCATCTTCAACACGGCGGAGGGGCGCCGCGGCCGCTTCCGCGAGGCCTTCTACCCGGCGCTCTTCGACGAGCTGGGCTTCGCGTACACGGGCTCGGACGCGTACGCGCTGGCGCTCACGCTGGACAAGCAGCTCACCAAGCTCATCCTCTCCAAGCACGGCATCCGCACGCCGGGCTGGCAGTACGTGGAGAAGCTCAGCGAGCTGCAGCCGGAGAACCTGCGCTTCCCCGTCATCGTGAAGCCCAACTTCGAGGGCTCCTCCAAGGGCATCACCCAGGACTCCGTCGCGGAGACGCTGGAGCAGGTGCGCGAGAAGGTGGCGAAGGCGCTGGAGAAGTACCCGGCGGGCGTGCTGGTCGAGGAGTACATCAGCGGGCGCGACCTCACGGTGCCGTTCCTGGCCGCGGTGGACAACGACTACGACGGCGTGCTCGCGCCGGTGGAGTACGTCATCGACCCGGAGGCGTCCCAGGGCCGCAAGTACGCCATCTACGACTACGAGCTGAAGACGCGCCGGGAGAAGTCCGTGTCCGTGCGCGCCCCCGCGAACATCCCGGCGAAGATGTCCGAGGACGTCCGCACCATGGCGCAGAAGATCCTCCAGGTGCTGGACTGCCGCGACCTGGGCCGGCTGGACTTCCGCGTGTCCGACGCGGGCGTTCCGTACTTCCTGGAGATCAACGCGCTGCCCAGCCTGGAGCCGGGCGCGGGTATCTACGCCGCGGCGGAGCTGGAAGGGCTGCACCTGGACGGGGTCATCAACTCCATCATCCAGAGCGCGGGCAAGCGTCACAAGATCCGCGACAACAAGAGCCGCCAGGGCAGGCCCGCGCGCAAGTCCGGTCCGCTGCGCGTGGGCTTCAGCTTCAACGTGAAGCGCGTGAAGCCCAGCGCCACGGCGGAGACGGTGCAGGAGGACAGCGAGGCCGAGTACGACTCGCCCAACACCCTGCAGGCCATCCGCGAGGCCATCGCCTCCTGGGGCCACGAGGTCATCGACCTGGAGGCCACGGCGGAGCTGCCCACGGTGCTCTCCAGCACGCCGTTGGACATCGTCTTCAACATCGCGGAGGGCTTCAAGGGCCGCAACCGCGAGAGCCAGGTGCCGGCGATGCTGGAGCTCCTGGACATCCCGTACACGGGCAGCGACCCCGCGACGCTGTCGCTCGCGCTGGACAAGGCGCTGGCGAAGAAGATCGTCCGTCAGGCGGGCATCCTCACGCCCAACTTCCAGCTGATGGTCACGGGCAAGGAGCGCCTCAACAAGGAGTTCACCACCTTCCCGCTCATCGTGAAGCCGGTGGCGGAGGGCAGCTCCAAGGGCGTCGTCACCAAGAGCGTCTGCTACTCCGAGGCGGAGCTGCGCGACGTGGTGAAGGAGATCGCCGGCAAGTACCAGCAGCCCGCGCTGATTGAAGAGTACATCGGCGGCCGTGAGTTCACGGTGGGCCTCCTGGGCGAGCGGCGTCCGCGCGTGCTGCCGCCCATGGAGATCGTCTTCCTGGACAAGGCGGAGAAGAACCCGGTCTACAGCTTCCAGCACAAGCTCGATTGGACGGACCGCATCCGCTACGACGCGCCCGCGAAGATCGAACCCGCGCTGCTGGAGAAGCTGCGCACGGCGGCGCGCAACTCGTTCATGGCGCTGGGGTGCCGCGACGTGGCGCGCATCGACTTCCGCATGGACGACAAGGGGCGCATCTACTTCATCGAGTGCAACCCGCTGCCCGGCCTCACTCCCGGCTGGAGCGACCTGGTGCTGATCGCGGCGGGTGCCGGCATGGACTACCGGACGCTCATTGGCGAGATCATGGCGCCCGCCATCCGCCGCTACAAGGAGCGCGAGGCACGCCGGGCCCAGACGGAGAACCCGGCCGGTACGCAAGCGCCGCCGCTCAATAAAGTCGTGCAGCGGATTGAGGAGCAGAACGCGCGGGCCAATGCGTCGGCCCCCGCGGAGAACACGCCCGCGCCGCGTCCGGAGCTCAAGTCCTGA